In a genomic window of Meriones unguiculatus strain TT.TT164.6M chromosome 8, Bangor_MerUng_6.1, whole genome shotgun sequence:
- the LOC110550431 gene encoding UDP-N-acetylglucosamine transferase subunit ALG13 homolog — protein MKKVFVTVGTTSFDDLIACVAARDSLQILKRLGYNRLVLQIGRGTVVPEPFSTESFTLDVYRYKDSLKEDLQEADLVVSHAGAGSCLESLEKGKPLVVVVNEKLMNNHQFELAKQLHKEGHLFYCTCSTLLELLQSMDLSTLKCYPPGQPEKFSAFLDRVVGLQK, from the coding sequence ATGAAGAAGGTGTTTGTGACAGTCGGAACCACCAGTTTTGATGACCTCATCGCCTGTGTGGCCGCCCGCGACAGCCTTCAGATTCTCAAGAGACTCGGTTACAACCGACTCGTCCTTCAAATTGGTAGAGGCACAGTGGTTCCCGAACCATTCAGTACTGAGTCATTCACCCTGGATGTTTACAGGTATAAGGATTCTTTGAAAGAAGACCTTCAGGAAGCAGATCTTGTTGTCAGCCACGCAGGTGCTGGAAGCTGTTTGGAGAGTCTGGAAAAAGGCAAGCCACTTGTGGTAGttgtaaatgaaaaattaatgaaCAATCATCAATTTGAATTGGCAAAGCAGCTGCACAAAGAAGGACATCTCTTCTACTGTACCTGCAGTACACTTCTTGAGCTGTTACAGTCAATGGATTTATCAACACTGAAATGTTATCCTCCTGGCCAGCCAGAAAAATTTTCTGCATTTTTGGATAGAGTTGTTGGATTACAAAAATAA